The sequence below is a genomic window from Blastopirellula retiformator.
CGATCCGCAAGAAGTCAAAGTTGACGTCACCTTGGCGGAAGCCCGCTAAGCTTCGCCCAGCATCTTCGGACGTCTTCACCTCGATAGCCAATAAAAGCGAAACGAATGAAAATCTGCCTGTTTGACATTGATGGAACCCTGGTCAACACCGCCGGCGCCGGCAAAGACGCCATGATCGACTCGTTCCAGTCGACCGCCGGCATCGACGTCCAGACAACCGGCGTGCGCGTCAGCGGCAAGACCGACCGTGGTATCGCCACCGAACTGTTTGGCGACGCCGGCAAGCAACTAACCGAGGACGTGTGGGAAAAATTCCTAAGCAGCTACATGGCCGGACTGGCCCGCAATCTGCCGCTTCGTCAGGGACGCGTGTTGCCGGGGATTGTCGAGTTGCTCGATCAATTGGCCGAGCGCGAAGATATCGCCTTGGGTCTGTTGACCGGCAATGTCGCTCAAGGCGCCTACCTGAAGCTGACCCACTACGACCTGATGCACCACTTTGCGTTCGGCGGCTATGGCGATTTGCATCCCGATCGCAACGACGTCGCCCAGGCCGCCAAAGACGCCTGCGAATCGCATCTAGGGCAAGCGGTCGCCGGCGATCAGATCTGGGTGATCGGCGACACCGCCAACGACGTCCGCTGCGCCCGGCATATCGGCGCCAAAGCGCTGGCGGTCGCAACCGGCGTGTTTGATCGCGACGTCCTGGCCCAAAGTGAGCCTGACCTGTTGATGGACGATCTCGCCGACGCGGCTGAGTTTCTGGATGCTCTGGCCCAATAGGCGACTCGCCAGCGAGCCGGCAGGGCAGTACCTTATTGCAACTGGCTACTATTCTCTTATCCTGACAAGAAACTCCCCGTTTAGCCACCCTTTCGAGGGCGCCCCAATCTTGCGGAGAAACGAAAAACCGGAAAAATCAAGCTTGGTACATCTGACGCATATCAAGTCGCTAACCAACGTCCAACGCCGATGCCGACTGCCGAACACGACCGATTCGCCGCTCGTCGCAACAAGCTTCGCCGCTTGGTGAAGAAAGAAGGCGCCGCCGCGATCCTGATTACCAACGTCAGCAACGTTACGAATTTAACTGGGTTTTCTGGACAAGACAGCTATCTGCTGGTCGCCGCCGACGCCGAGATGCTGCTGACCGATCCCCGCTACACGCAGCAGATCGAAGAAGAATGCCCCGGACTAGAGATCGCCAGCCGTCTGCCGGGCAAGTCGATCCTGGCCACCGTCGACAAGTTGGTGAAATCGACCGGCG
It includes:
- a CDS encoding HAD family hydrolase; protein product: MKICLFDIDGTLVNTAGAGKDAMIDSFQSTAGIDVQTTGVRVSGKTDRGIATELFGDAGKQLTEDVWEKFLSSYMAGLARNLPLRQGRVLPGIVELLDQLAEREDIALGLLTGNVAQGAYLKLTHYDLMHHFAFGGYGDLHPDRNDVAQAAKDACESHLGQAVAGDQIWVIGDTANDVRCARHIGAKALAVATGVFDRDVLAQSEPDLLMDDLADAAEFLDALAQ